In the genome of Arachis hypogaea cultivar Tifrunner chromosome 9, arahy.Tifrunner.gnm2.J5K5, whole genome shotgun sequence, the window TTATATATGTTCAATATAAGTCTAAATTTAAGTTTAATCCGCCATCTAAACTAGGCTTAATTTATGACCCTAAAGCAatagtttttttcttttaagcttCATATTAAAATGTAATTGATAATAACCATTGGCTTGGAGTAACTTAGTTCTGtaatatattttgtttatcgtaaaccatttatacacaaatatatcatAGCTAATTGGCAGTTGATTTTTgtttatacataatattttttattttattttgttcaaatatatatactaattttcattaattCAGATTTCTAAAAGAGTTAATAAAGtcatcattttatttaattttcttttctagtcttttttatttttgttaagacaactatatatatatatatatatatatataggccgGTTAGACCCTAATATAAATTGAgcttgaatttaaaaataatgccTCAAAAGTCAAAATATATGAAAACTGATCTAATCTTAATAATTAGCCTTATTTACGCGATTGCTCATCTTTCATGTTTGGTGTTTTTCTTTATTCAGTTTTGGTGCTTCTTCACTTAATCAATAATAATGTTAAtgtttaattttagagaaaaaggaCCGTATATATAGAGTAGTGTGATATCATGCGTTCAAGATATAAAACGTCTAATTTCTACATTATAAGCTTCTACATTTAGATGGCGGAACCAAAAGgtaataaaagaaagaatgatGCGTAAATGAAATTGTATGGTGCAAATTGAAAGCGtagaaaagaagaaacaaaaatgacGATATTTTAATGGGGGTGCTATGGTGCTGAAGGATAGAATCCTCAGCAGGTGCTGATGCTGTGAGTCCCAATGTGGTGGGAACACGCGTCCACCTAAAATAATCATTGTTTTAACATAAGTTGTGGTTGCAGGTAGTTAGTACAGGTGTGGATCCCacaattcagaatgattggtcaAATTTAAAGTGCTTAACGGATAAGTTAAGAAAGATTAATAACTTAAGcaactgaaaaataaatataatgtaatataataattttttttgcttttatatCCAGGCTTTAGTTGGGTAGAAAAATTGGCTGGGCCTGGAGACCTTCAGATGCAAAGGAGCAAAAGGCTCCAtgttttcaaaacccaaaaaaaaaaaaaaataggagacGTAACCCATCAACACCCCTCTACTCCCGTCATTTGTGAAGTTCCCCCTTCTCCCCTGCACTTCTGATGCAAAATCAAATTGGAACCATGCCAAAACCCTAGCCTTAGCTTCCTTCGCGCTGATAATGGCCGCCGGTCGTCCGTCAATGTAGGTTCATGTGGTGCTCCAAGTGTTGAACCATTGTTGGGTGACCGATCGCAGCTGCTTGGTAGTACTTGGCGTCCGTCGTCCCTGTCTTTGCAGCCGAGGTTGAGGAACCGCTGATTGTTTGCCGTTCAGGTTCGCTTATGCCATCAGCCTTCGTCTTCGTTCCAGATCTCCGCCCTCCTCTCCTCACTTGGCGTTAACCTTTCGCGTTCACCTGCCGTTCACCCTTCGATTTTTAGTTCGCGTTCCTCCGGAAGCCACATCAGTCTGCAGTAAACGTCGGGGAGAAGACCTCGCGCTCTACCTGGCTGGCGAGCTGATCTTATATCGCTTGTGTGAGTCCCCGAAAATCGCCAGCAGACCATACACCCACACAATACCAATACTCTCCTTCAACCTCTGCAACTTCTGATTTCTATAACAAAAGGTAAATTTTTTGATTTGGCACTTATTTGGATTTTTTGCTTAGACTGAATTAAAGTGTACAAGAGTTATGTTGTCATGTCTATGATGTTGATACTAAGCTGTGAATTCCGTTATTATGTTTAATTTCACTGCACCCAACGTGTTTGATGTAATGCCTTAATGGTATCTTTGGTTGATTTTATAATTTCTAGCCTTTAGAAACTTAGTAACTTGAGTGCATGTGAATAAGTTCTGGTttaatgaaacaaaatataatgaTTCTTTAATTTGGATTATCACCATGGAAATAAGTTCTGGGCTAATACTATGCTAACAAATGACATAATAGTTGTGTTAAATTAAGTCGTTGGGACAGGGTTTGTAACGAGAACGATAATTTTGAGTATACTCTGATTAAACTCGACTGAGTCTTGCGTGATGTGTGGGAGCCAAATTAAAGATTGTTCTTGTTATGAACGGGTATATTTTTTGTTGGATAAAATGTTTTAGAAGTTTGTATTTAATGGCTTAATTTTGAACTTTTCTTCAGTTAGGTATGTGTTAAAAGAATCTagtagaaaaaatagaaaataatgtagcataaaattataaataattatttattaatcttGTTATATTAGAATTCTTTCATGAAGTACATGATGTTGCGCTAAAGTTGCTCACAGGTAAAGACACATTGAACTACTTGTTCAAGAGAACATTTGAGATAGGGGAATGAAGGAAAGAGTGTTACTTAAAAATTATTACCTTTGAGGAGACCAATAAATATATAGTTTGAATAGTTGTAAGTGGAAGTTGTTATTAGTATAGTTTTTATGTAGATGATAATTGTATATTAGTTACTTGTAGATGGAGGTGTCTTTAAGTGATGGGAATGGGGAGCTCCTGGGTACCGACAACGAGGCTGATGTGGAATCAAACCCGGAGGACATGGATGGTCAGGATGTTGCAGACGAGTTTTTGGGTGAATATGAAGATGTCGCGACATTAGATGTGGATGACATAAAGCGGATGCGGTGGGATAGTGTTGATGCTGCTTATGAGTTTTACAGGAGGCTGGGAATGTGTCATGGATTCGGCGTCAGGAAGGGTGATTCAGGCAAAGACTGTAGAGGAAATCTGATTAGATATAGGTTTTTTTGTAACAAGGAAGGGTTGAGGGATGGGAGACACAACGACCGAGTTGATAGACGGAGGGCACACAAACCTGAGACACGAACCAATTGTGAGGCTAAGCTCTCCATATACTTTGATAAGATTGAGCGTTGTTGGAAGGTGCGAAAAGTTGCGACAGAACATAATCACGACTTGACGCCCGCATCAATGGTCCATCTGATAGCCAACCATCGTGAAATGACCGATGCAGCAAAGGCTCAGATTGATGGGTTGCATGCTAGTGGCATTGCGACATCGAAGATTGTTGGATACATGGCCGGAATGGCTGGTGGGTACTCGTTGTTGGGTTTCTTGAAGAAGGATGTGTACAACTACGCCGACAGAACCCGGCGCGCTAACATATCAGATGGCGATGCGAATGCGGCTGTTGTTTATCTGGAAGGAAAGGCTGGTTCGGATCCCATGTCGGTTGCTAGATATAGTGTAACAAAAGACGCAAGGCTGGCAAATTTAATTTGGGCCGATGGAGCTAGTAGAGTTGATTATCAACATTTTGGAGATGTGCTGGCCTTCGACTCGACATATAAGAAAAACAAGTACAAAAAACCTCTTGTGATTTTTTCAGGGTCAAACAACCACAAGCAGACCACAATTTTTGGGTTTGGTCTATTATTTGACGAGAGTGTCAGTTCTTACAAGTGGATGTTAGAAAATCTGCTTGAGGTGATGTGCATGAAGAAACCGTCTGTGGTTGTGACTGACGGGGATAAGGCGATCATAAAGGCAGTTCGATCTGTTCTTCCTGATTCGACACACCGACTGTGTGCCTGGCATATTGAGAAGAATGTTACCTCAAACGTGAAAGATGCAGTTTTACGTAGCTCTTTTAGAAGGTGGTTGTATGTTGACATGGAAATAGAGGAGTTCGAGATGGAATGGGAGCGTGCGGTTGCTGAGTATGACCTATATGACAAGGAGTGGGCCACCCAAATGTATGAGAGGAGGATGATGTGGGCAAATGCATATCTGCAAGGCAAGTTTTGCGCCGGTTTCCGGACAACGTCTCGATGTGAAGGGGTTAATGCCTTTGTAAAAAAGTTCTCGAAGACAACGCACACTATACTTGAGTTGGTTCAGAATTTGGAATTGGTGGTCCGGGAGTACCGAAACAAAGAGTTACTACTCCACTTCAACTCGATGAATTCCGTTCCAGTGATGACCACTGGCTTGACCTCGATTGAGCAACATGCCGCCTCGGTGTATACGAGAGAAGTCTTTACTGATGTCAAGAAACAGATAGTCCAAGCTGCAGCGTTGATTCTTATATCCAAGAAAAGGTGCCTTAACACAATGGTCTATATGGTTGAGGAGTACGAGCAGCCAGCTACGAGAGTCAAGGTTGCCTATGGCAGGTCCACGGGCAAAATTGACTGCCAATGTAACTTTTGGAGGAAGAATGGGTACCCCTGTAGACATATGTTCTTTGTGATGAAGTCCGAACATGTAACTACCATCCCGGATGCACTTGTGTTGCAGAGATGGTGATTAAACGCGAAGGCCATAGAGAGTTACGTCGAGAGGTGGGGTGGCACCAGTGAGGCCGGGTTTTTGCTTCGACACGGTGCCCTCCACACTGCATCGCATAGGCTCTTCCTAATAGGCGCCCAGAAATTGTCCTTATTTAGGAAGGCCCTGAATGGCGTACTTACGCTTTGCCGAGAGCTCGAACTAGAGTACAGAGCGTTCGAGGACGGAGGGGGGGAAAGGCCGATATCGGCGGTCCAAACCAAAGAGGTCAACTGCGTCGTTAGGGACCCAGCTGTTGCAAAACCGAAGGGGGCACAAAAGTTCACCAAAAAAGGACACCTTCGGAAGAAGCGTCTTTGCACAATATGCAAGCGGCCAGGGCACACGAAGAGACACTGCATGAAGAATATAGAATAGCAAAGAGATTGCAGCGAGGAAGAATTGGTAGAAGACAATGGCATCCACCAGGTGCGTTTATGGCTTTATGTGATTCGTCCATTTTCGCTGATAATAATTTGAGGGTGTCCTAGTGGGTCTCAATTGCCGCCGGGGACTTGTGGGAGGAACATATGAATAGGTAATGACAAAAAATGGGTGATTCGGGATAGTCATGCTTGTTGGTGAATGTTAGTAATATAGGGTTTAGTTTTGAAAATGGCTCCACTAtagttctagagtttcagattAACAATAAATGTTGTGTCACCATTTGCTGTTATGAATTTTCCTTGTCTCAATGATGGTGGTGAGGCTTATAGGTTTCTGGTCTCTATCTTTCGTTACAGTCCTTAATATATATGCTGTTGGCTTTAATTTAAGACACCTTGAAATCGTTACATTTTACACATTTAATCCTTGTCTTATGTAATCACAACACTAACACTGAAGCTGATGCAGGGTCTGAATTCAGGTTCAAAGCGACGAAAATTGGTACTTCCTGTTGGAAAAAGCATGTCGCATCCCGTAGAGTCTTGCGCCGGTGATGAGGATTCCCCGGCTCGGATTATAGGAAATGAACCGCAGGTGTTGCATCAGGTTAGGGTGGCAatacatttataattttaatggACGTTTGCACATATTTCCTTATTGATTGAGTATTTGTTCTTGCCCATCACAGATGCAGCAGTTCCTTCGTGAAGCAAGGCAGAATCACGGGCTAACAACTGGAGTGGCAAGTGAGTCCTTCGGTGGGGTTCGAGCATGTTGGAGTCCTTCAATAGAAT includes:
- the LOC112711056 gene encoding protein FAR1-RELATED SEQUENCE 5, with the translated sequence MEVSLSDGNGELLGTDNEADVESNPEDMDGQDVADEFLGEYEDVATLDVDDIKRMRWDSVDAAYEFYRRLGMCHGFGVRKGDSGKDCRGNLIRYRFFCNKEGLRDGRHNDRVDRRRAHKPETRTNCEAKLSIYFDKIERCWKVRKVATEHNHDLTPASMVHLIANHREMTDAAKAQIDGLHASGIATSKIVGYMAGMAGGYSLLGFLKKDVYNYADRTRRANISDGDANAAVVYLEGKAGSDPMSVARYSVTKDARLANLIWADGASRVDYQHFGDVLAFDSTYKKNKYKKPLVIFSGSNNHKQTTIFGFGLLFDESVSSYKWMLENLLEVMCMKKPSVVVTDGDKAIIKAVRSVLPDSTHRLCAWHIEKNVTSNVKDAVLRSSFRRWLYVDMEIEEFEMEWERAVAEYDLYDKEWATQMYERRMMWANAYLQGKFCAGFRTTSRCEGVNAFVKKFSKTTHTILELVQNLELVVREYRNKELLLHFNSMNSVPVMTTGLTSIEQHAASVYTREVFTDVKKQIVQAAALILISKKRCLNTMVYMVEEYEQPATRVKVAYGRSTGKIDCQCNFWRKNGYPCRHMFFVMKSEHVTTIPDALVLQRW